Within the Halomonas sp. HL-93 genome, the region ACCGCCATAGCTGCGGTGGGTCATGGCCAGTTCTATCAGCGTGGCATCGCCGAACGTATGGCCGATGCGTCGGCAAAAAGCGGTTAACGAAGTACTCACAGGGCCCCTACGTCGTTGACGTTGACTAAAAAATAATGACTATACATAACGGTTGGCCTTATCACTCAATGCGGCGCACGTCGGTAAAGCTTGGCAGCCCACCGTCCCAGTGCATCCATACGGCAAAGGCGCGCCCGACAATATTTTCCTCAGGCACAAACCCCCAGTAGCGGCTGTCGTTGGAGTGATCACGGTTGTCACCCATGGTGAAGTAGTGGCCTTCAGGCACTTCAACTTCACGCATTTGCGGCCCAGAATCCCGGGGATTGTTATAAATATAGTGTTCAATTTCACCTAAACGCTCTTCAAGCAATAGCTGCTGAGAAACATCTTCTTCCATCAGCTCTTTGGGCACCGCTTCGCCGTTGACATAAAGCTGCTTGTCTTCATAACGAATACGGTCGCCGGGCAGCCCGACTACGCGCTTAATGAAGTTAACCGAAGGCTCTTCGGGAAAACGAAACACCATTACATCGCCACGTTCAGGGTCATCGACCTCAAGAAAGCGTGTATTGATGACCGGCAAACGTAGCCCGTAGGCAAATTTGTTGACCAGTATGAAATCACCCACTTCAAGCGTTGGCCGCATTGAGCCAGAGGGAATTTGAAACGGCTCGACGACAAAGCTACGCACCACCAGCACTACCAGCAATACCGGAAAGAAAGAGCGTGAGTAATCGACGGGCCACGGCTCTTTAAGCAGCTTGTCACGCGTCGCCTGATCGAGTCCCTCTACGGTATTCGCATCGGCGTGGGCAACCCGCTCACGCCGTTTGGGGCGTAACCAGACCACATCGAGCAAATAGATAACGCCAGAAAGCGCGACGGCAAGTACCAGCAGTAATGCAAAATCCATGGGTGGAAGTCGTCCCTAATCGTTAACCTTGAGTACAGCAAGGAAGGCATCCTGGGGGATTTCCACCCGACCGACCTGCTTCATACGTTTCTTACCAGCTTTCTGTTTCTCTAGCAGTTTTTTCTTACGGCTGACATCACCGCCATAACATTTAGCGGTCACGTTCTTGCGCAGCGCCTTGACGGTGGAGCGAGCCACTACCTGGCCACCAATAGCCGCCTGGATCGCGACATCAAACATTTGCCGGGGGATTAACTCTTTCATTTTCTCCACCAGCAGGCGGCCACGCGTGTGAGCGTGATCACGGTGAATAATCACTGCTAGGGCATCTACTTTATCACCGTTAATCAACACGTCCAGGCGAACTAACTGGGCTGCCTCAAAGCGTTCAAAATTATATTCAAGCGAGGCATAGCCACGTGAAATAGACTTCAGTCGATCAAAGAAGTCCATCACGACTTCAGACATGGGTAATTCGTAAGTCAACTGGATCTGATTGCCGAGAAACTGCATATCCAACTGAGTGCCACGGCGTTGTTCACACTCGGCAATTACATTGCCGACGAATTCCTGGGGCACGAGGATGCTGGCTCGCACCACTGGCTCGCGCATGTGCTCGACATCTGCCATATCAGGCAGTTTGGAGGGGTTCGAGACGTAGTTGAGATCGCCATTTTTCATGGCCAGCTCATAGACCACGGTCGGCGCGGTGGTCAGCAAGTCTAGGTCGTATTCGCGCTCCAGGCGTTCTTGAATGATCTCCATGTGAAGCGTGCCCAGAAAGCCCACGCGAAAACCAAAGCCCAGCGCATCTGAGTTTTCGGGCTCGTATTCAAGCGACGCATCGTTAAGCGCCAGCTTCTCGAGCGCATCGCGGAATTCTTCGTAGTCATCGGCACTGACCGGGAACATACCCGCATATACTTGAGGTTTGACCTTCTGAAAGCCTGGCAGTCGCGGCACATCGGGCGTTTT harbors:
- the lepB gene encoding signal peptidase I — its product is MDFALLLVLAVALSGVIYLLDVVWLRPKRRERVAHADANTVEGLDQATRDKLLKEPWPVDYSRSFFPVLLVVLVVRSFVVEPFQIPSGSMRPTLEVGDFILVNKFAYGLRLPVINTRFLEVDDPERGDVMVFRFPEEPSVNFIKRVVGLPGDRIRYEDKQLYVNGEAVPKELMEEDVSQQLLLEERLGEIEHYIYNNPRDSGPQMREVEVPEGHYFTMGDNRDHSNDSRYWGFVPEENIVGRAFAVWMHWDGGLPSFTDVRRIE
- the lepA gene encoding translation elongation factor 4, whose protein sequence is MTSENPSKLTHIRNFSIIAHIDHGKSTLSDRLIQTCGGLTERELKEQVLDSMDIERERGITIKAQSVTLDYTAPDGQVYQLNFIDTPGHVDFSYEVSRSLYACEGALLVVDAAQGVEAQSVANCYTAVEQGLEVLPVLNKIDLPQADPDRVAQEIEEIIGIDATDACQVSAKSGIGIDALLERLVRDIPPPKGDPDAPLQALIIDSWFDNYLGVVSLVRLFDGTLRKGDKIRINSTGRDWNSTEVGIFTPLRKQTNILRAGEVGFIVAGIKDIHGAPVGDTITHTKTPDVPRLPGFQKVKPQVYAGMFPVSADDYEEFRDALEKLALNDASLEYEPENSDALGFGFRVGFLGTLHMEIIQERLEREYDLDLLTTAPTVVYELAMKNGDLNYVSNPSKLPDMADVEHMREPVVRASILVPQEFVGNVIAECEQRRGTQLDMQFLGNQIQLTYELPMSEVVMDFFDRLKSISRGYASLEYNFERFEAAQLVRLDVLINGDKVDALAVIIHRDHAHTRGRLLVEKMKELIPRQMFDVAIQAAIGGQVVARSTVKALRKNVTAKCYGGDVSRKKKLLEKQKAGKKRMKQVGRVEIPQDAFLAVLKVND